The Acinetobacter wuhouensis genome includes the window ACATGCATATCTCTAAAGTTTACATTGATGATAGCTTCACGGCGGGTGTAGGCTTGCCCTGTTTTCATGCTATTGGTGAGTGCTTCCAAAGTATTAAAGCTATCATTGGGTGCGTGCAGTAAATTGATTACGGGTTGACCAGCAGCACGTAAGAGGCTGATATCAAACAATGCTTCACATGATGAATTTAGATAAAAAATATTTAAGTTACAATCGACCAAAAGGATTGCTGTGGTTAAATTATCCACAAGTAGTCGGTAGTCAATTATTGGGTATTGATCCATTAGCAGAACGTTCCTGTCTTAAAATAGCGCAATGGCATCTGCACCTCAATTTTCATTCCTGTATTTTGGAATGCACATTTATTCAATATCGTGCGCTTATAAAGCAAAATACACGCCAACTTTTATAAATTGCGCAATTTTCTTACACGACATATAAAAAATGCGCATAAATCGCGCTTAGTTAAAGATTTAACTTCGAGGGATATACTACGCTATGATTATAGTGTTCCAAAATGGTGCATTGTAAGAAATTAATATTCGACTTGGTTTTATTTTGGTGCAATGGATAAAGAGTACCTTTTTTACCTATTTTTATCTCTAGAAAAGTCATACAATACGCGGAATATAGTGGAGCGTAATTCATGAAGTCCCCCAAAGTCGGTTTTGTATCTTTAGGTTGTCCTAAGGCATTGGTAGATTCTGAACGAATTTTAACTCAGTTAAAGACTGAGGGTTATGATGTAGCATCGGATTATGATGGTGCTGATCTTGTCGTTGTAAATACATGTGGATTCATTGAATCTGCAGTACAGGAGTCACTCGACGCCATTGGCGAAGCAATGAGTGCAAATGGCCGTGTTATTGTGACTGGCTGTTTAGGTAAAGATGAAGATAAAATTCGCCAAATGCATCCAAATGTTTTAAAAGTAACAGGTGCAGCAGCATACCAAGAAGTGATGGAAGCGGTACATGAGTACGTTCCAGAACCACCGAAACACAATCCTTTTATTGACCTTGTTCCTGAACAAGGTATTCGTTTGACCCCAAAACATTATGCATATTTAAAAATATCAGAAGGTTGTAACCACCGTTGCACATTCTGCATTATTCCAAGCATGCGTGGTGATCTTGTTTCTCGTCCAGTAGGTTCTGTACTCAATGAAGCTCAGGCGCTAAAGAAAGCGGGCGTAAAAGAAGTTTTAGTCATTTCCCAAGATACTTCAGCTTATGGTGTAGACACCAAATATAAGTTGGATTTTTGGAATGGTCAGCCTGTAAAAACTAAATTCTATGACATGTGTGAAGCACTCGGTCAGCTTGGAATTTGGGTGCGTTTGCATTATGTCTATCCGTATCCACATGTGGATGCTGTGATTGATTTAATGGCACAAGGCAAAATTCTTCCTTATTTGGATATTCCTTTTCAACACGCCAGTCCGCGCATCTTAAAGTTGATGAAGCGACCAGCTCACAGTGAAAATACATTGGAACGTCTAAAATTATGGCGTGAAAAATGCCCAGAATTGGTCATTCGTTCAACATTTGTTGTCGGTTTTCCTGGTGAAACTGAAGAAGATTTCCAAATGTTGTTGGATTGGTTGCAAGAAGCCAAACTTGATCGTGTGGGTTGCTTTACTTATTCACCTGTAGAAGGTGCGACAGCAAACGATCTTCCAGATCATGTGCCTGAAGAGATTAAACAACAGCGCTATGAGCGGTTTATGGAAGTTCAACAAGCGATTTCAGCTGAGAAACTTCAAAGTCGAATTGGTCAAACCATGACAGTATTAGTTGATGACTTGGAGGAAGAATTCCCTGTTGCTGTAGCGCGTTCTTATGCAGATGCACCTGAAATTGATGGTAATGTCTTTGTTGAAGATATTGATAAATCAGTGATTAAAGCAGGTGATTTATTAGAAGTCGAAATTACCGATGCAGATGAATACGATTTATTTGCAAAGTTAATCAAGATCAAATCAGCTTAAATGCATTACGTTTAGATTCAAGATTGAATGATCTAAAGATAAATAAAATTTTAAATAAATTGTAGATATGAGTATTGGAGTTTTGTGATGTTAGATTCTAAAAAGCCACGTTATGAGCGCATTTTGCTGAAACTTTCAGGTGAGGCGCTTGCAGGAAATAAAGACATGGGGATTGATGCTCCAGTCTTAGATCAAATGTCATTATCAATTGCGCATTTGGTCGGTTTAGGTGTGCAAGTTGGTATCGTCGTGGGCGGTGGTAACTTATATCGTGGTAGCCAGTTGCAAAAAGATGGTCTGGTTGGTCGTGTAACAGGTGACCAAATGGGTATGTTGGCAACTGTAATGAATGGTTTGGCATTACGTGATGCATTGGTGCGTCGTAATATCAAAACACGTTTAATGTCAGCGCTTCCGATCGGTGCTGTGGTTGAATCATATTCAAGCCGTGATGCAATTCGTCATTTAACTCAAGGCGAAGTGTGTGTATTTGTAGCGGGTACAGGTAATCCATTCTTTACGACAGATACAGCTGCATGTTTACGTGGTATTGAAATCGAAGCAGACCTTATTTTAAAAGCAACTAAAGTTGATGGTGTCTACAATAAAGACCCAAGCAAATATGATGATGCTGTAAAATACGATACTTTAAGTTTCGATCAAGTTTTAGATGAGAAACTGGGTGTTATGGATTTAACTGCAATTTGCTTATGTCGTGACCACAATGTGCCATTGCAAGTTTTTGATATGAACAAGTCTGGTGCTTTGCTTTCTGTGGTTATGGGGGAAAAAGAGGGTACTCACGTTACCAATTAATCATTTGAATGAAAGTTATTTTAACTAAGATCATTTGAATTAATGACGTGGGCTATAAAGCTCTTTATACTACTGCAATTTTACGTTATACACATTTAGATAAATAAGTAAGGAAGATCATATGATTAACGATCTTAAAAAAGACGCTGAAGACCGTATGAATAAATCACTCGAGTCTTTGGATCATGGTTTTGCAAAGGTTCGTACAGGTCGTGCGCATCCATCAATCCTTAACGGTGTTATGGTTCCTTACTATGGTTCTGACGTACCATTAAACCAAGTTGCAAACGTAGGCGTTGAAGATTCACGTACTTTATTGGTTCAACCTTTTGAACGTAATATGGTGAGTGCAATTGATAAAGCCATTCGTGAGTCTGACTTAGGTTTGAACCCAATCACTGCTGATGCGATTCGTGTGCCGATGGCAGCTTTGACTGAAGAAACACGTAAAGACATGCAGAAAGTTGCACGTACTGAAGCTGAAAATGCCAAAGTTGCGATCCGTAATATTCGCCGTGATGTTTTGGGCGATATTAAGGCGTTATTGAAAGAAAAAGAAATTTCTGAAGATGATGAGCGTCGTGCAGGTGATGATATTCAAAAAATTACTGACAAATTTGTTGCTGAAGTTGAAAAACGTTTAGCTGCTAAAGAAGCTGAATTGATGAAGGTCTAAGATTTCTGATGACCACAACTGAAGACAATCATCTTCCAAAACATGTTGCCATCATTATGGATGGCAACAATCGTTTTGCAAAAAAGAAACAACTACAAAAAGGTGATGGGCACCGTGAAGGAAAAAATGTCCTTGATCCGATTGTAGAGCATTGCCGCAAAGTAGGCGTACGTGCATTAACTGTATTTGCATTTTCTAGTGAAAATTGGAATCGACCACAGTACGAAGTTGATTTGTTAATGAAATTGTTGGAAGACACGATTCATGAACAAATTCCGCGTATGGTGAAGTTTGAGATTTCATTGAGATTTATTGGTGACCGTAGTCGGCTTTCTCCAGCGCTACGTGAATTAATGTTGCATGCAGAACAAATGACTGCTAAGTTCAGTAACATGACTTTAACAATTGCGATTAGTTATGGTGGTATGTGGGATATTGCCGATACTGCTCGTCGACTTGCGCAACAAGTTAAAGATCAACATATTGATGTGAATCAAATTAATACTGA containing:
- the rimO gene encoding 30S ribosomal protein S12 methylthiotransferase RimO, yielding MKSPKVGFVSLGCPKALVDSERILTQLKTEGYDVASDYDGADLVVVNTCGFIESAVQESLDAIGEAMSANGRVIVTGCLGKDEDKIRQMHPNVLKVTGAAAYQEVMEAVHEYVPEPPKHNPFIDLVPEQGIRLTPKHYAYLKISEGCNHRCTFCIIPSMRGDLVSRPVGSVLNEAQALKKAGVKEVLVISQDTSAYGVDTKYKLDFWNGQPVKTKFYDMCEALGQLGIWVRLHYVYPYPHVDAVIDLMAQGKILPYLDIPFQHASPRILKLMKRPAHSENTLERLKLWREKCPELVIRSTFVVGFPGETEEDFQMLLDWLQEAKLDRVGCFTYSPVEGATANDLPDHVPEEIKQQRYERFMEVQQAISAEKLQSRIGQTMTVLVDDLEEEFPVAVARSYADAPEIDGNVFVEDIDKSVIKAGDLLEVEITDADEYDLFAKLIKIKSA
- the pyrH gene encoding UMP kinase; the protein is MLDSKKPRYERILLKLSGEALAGNKDMGIDAPVLDQMSLSIAHLVGLGVQVGIVVGGGNLYRGSQLQKDGLVGRVTGDQMGMLATVMNGLALRDALVRRNIKTRLMSALPIGAVVESYSSRDAIRHLTQGEVCVFVAGTGNPFFTTDTAACLRGIEIEADLILKATKVDGVYNKDPSKYDDAVKYDTLSFDQVLDEKLGVMDLTAICLCRDHNVPLQVFDMNKSGALLSVVMGEKEGTHVTN
- the frr gene encoding ribosome recycling factor, with product MINDLKKDAEDRMNKSLESLDHGFAKVRTGRAHPSILNGVMVPYYGSDVPLNQVANVGVEDSRTLLVQPFERNMVSAIDKAIRESDLGLNPITADAIRVPMAALTEETRKDMQKVARTEAENAKVAIRNIRRDVLGDIKALLKEKEISEDDERRAGDDIQKITDKFVAEVEKRLAAKEAELMKV
- the uppS gene encoding polyprenyl diphosphate synthase encodes the protein MTTTEDNHLPKHVAIIMDGNNRFAKKKQLQKGDGHREGKNVLDPIVEHCRKVGVRALTVFAFSSENWNRPQYEVDLLMKLLEDTIHEQIPRMVKFEISLRFIGDRSRLSPALRELMLHAEQMTAKFSNMTLTIAISYGGMWDIADTARRLAQQVKDQHIDVNQINTELFAQQISLGDLPAVDLLIRTGGDYRLSNFLLWQAAYAELYFTDTLWPEFTVQELDHAFNVFSGRERRFGKTSEQLQQEHIENL